In Halobacterium sp. R2-5, the following are encoded in one genomic region:
- a CDS encoding FAD-dependent oxidoreductase → MTDVIVAGGGPAGLGAALFTAKNDLDTVVFDTDETWMHKAHLYNYLGIESVGGTEFVEDSRDQVDEFGVDRRQGEEVTGVEQSGDGFAVTTDDDEYEADYVVLATGANRELAEDLGCAFTDEDVVDVDVDMETSVDDAYATGAMVRAEEWQAIIAAGDGAAAALNILSKEKGEHFHDFDVPDEE, encoded by the coding sequence ATGACAGACGTCATCGTCGCCGGCGGGGGTCCCGCCGGCCTGGGCGCCGCCCTGTTCACCGCGAAGAACGACCTCGACACCGTCGTCTTCGACACCGACGAGACGTGGATGCACAAGGCCCACCTCTACAACTACCTCGGCATCGAGTCCGTCGGGGGCACGGAGTTCGTGGAGGACAGCCGCGACCAGGTCGACGAGTTCGGCGTCGACCGCCGCCAGGGCGAGGAGGTCACGGGCGTCGAGCAGTCCGGTGACGGGTTCGCTGTGACGACCGACGACGACGAGTACGAGGCCGACTACGTCGTGCTCGCGACGGGCGCGAACCGCGAGCTCGCCGAGGACCTCGGCTGTGCGTTTACGGACGAGGACGTCGTCGACGTGGACGTCGACATGGAGACCAGCGTCGACGACGCGTACGCGACGGGCGCGATGGTGCGCGCCGAGGAGTGGCAGGCCATCATCGCCGCGGGCGACGGCGCGGCGGCCGCGCTCAACATCCTCTCGAAGGAGAAAGGCGAGCACTTCCACGACTTCGACGTGCCGGACGAGGAGTAA
- a CDS encoding histidine kinase: MAEDAPALPDIVDQVDERALTLTLYNVDVPRTALGDVQSYFDVQSVDLRRAATDDGVPRNFVVLHDDAEYVAAASFGELYRVVRPDSPLVTVDDPGDIEYPDLLRHVDQSVFTNYGRDRMVVASREIESSAHQFGGRLHAGFQRLSNLRPQYGLYERLAAAGVETHIYGRPNWDVPTDAHRIHAYEDGEITDTWFVVLDADADADKRALLAEERQDGQFFGFWTFDADVVDTVLARLEAFPATGPA; this comes from the coding sequence ATGGCTGAGGACGCGCCCGCGCTGCCGGACATCGTCGACCAGGTCGACGAGCGCGCGCTCACGCTGACGCTGTACAACGTCGACGTGCCGCGGACCGCGCTCGGGGACGTCCAGTCGTACTTCGACGTGCAGTCCGTGGACCTGCGGCGGGCCGCGACCGACGACGGCGTCCCGCGGAATTTCGTCGTGCTCCACGACGACGCCGAGTACGTCGCGGCGGCGTCGTTCGGCGAGCTCTACCGGGTCGTCCGCCCGGACTCGCCGCTCGTGACCGTGGACGACCCCGGCGACATCGAGTACCCGGACTTGCTCCGACACGTCGACCAGTCCGTGTTCACGAACTACGGCCGCGACCGGATGGTCGTCGCGTCCCGGGAAATCGAGTCCAGCGCCCACCAGTTCGGCGGGCGGCTGCACGCGGGCTTCCAGCGGCTGTCGAACCTCCGCCCGCAGTACGGCCTCTACGAGCGCCTCGCCGCGGCCGGCGTGGAGACCCACATCTACGGCCGGCCGAACTGGGACGTACCGACGGACGCCCACCGGATCCACGCCTACGAGGACGGCGAAATCACGGACACCTGGTTCGTGGTGCTGGACGCCGACGCGGACGCGGACAAGCGCGCGCTGCTCGCGGAGGAACGCCAGGACGGCCAGTTCTTCGGCTTCTGGACGTTCGACGCGGACGTCGTCGACACGGTTCTCGCACGCCTC